The following are encoded together in the Thalassolituus oleivorans MIL-1 genome:
- the rpoH gene encoding RNA polymerase sigma factor RpoH — MNKGLQAAYALSPGANLESYIANVNAIPVLTPEQEKSLAERLHYHEDLDAARQLVMAHMRFVVHIARSYSGYGLNQSDLIQEGNVGLMKAVKRFNPEVGVRLVSFAVHWIKAEIHEFILRNWRIVKIATTKAQRKLFFNLRSQKKRLGWLTQAEAKSIADDLGVEMKTVFEMEGRLNSYDAAFDAGADDDDETAYKAPAYFLEDHSADPALQVEADNSEQDSSDRLHLALASLDERSRAILQHRWLAEEKSTLHDLAAIYEVSAERIRQLEKNAMKKLKDAMSTELVPV, encoded by the coding sequence ATGAACAAAGGTTTGCAAGCTGCATATGCTTTGTCACCAGGGGCTAACCTGGAATCCTACATTGCTAACGTCAATGCTATTCCTGTATTAACTCCCGAGCAGGAGAAATCGTTAGCAGAGCGTCTTCATTACCATGAAGATCTTGATGCTGCTCGTCAGTTGGTTATGGCGCACATGCGTTTTGTCGTTCACATTGCCCGTAGTTACTCGGGTTATGGTTTGAACCAGTCAGATTTGATCCAAGAAGGTAACGTCGGTTTGATGAAAGCGGTTAAGCGCTTTAATCCCGAAGTAGGTGTACGCCTTGTGTCTTTTGCGGTGCATTGGATCAAGGCCGAAATTCACGAATTTATTCTGCGCAACTGGCGCATCGTGAAAATTGCTACGACCAAAGCTCAGCGCAAGCTTTTCTTTAATTTGCGCAGTCAAAAGAAGCGTTTAGGTTGGTTGACCCAAGCTGAAGCTAAGTCTATTGCTGATGATCTTGGCGTAGAAATGAAGACCGTATTTGAAATGGAAGGTCGCCTAAATTCGTATGATGCCGCATTTGATGCCGGTGCCGACGATGACGACGAAACTGCCTATAAGGCACCTGCATACTTTCTTGAAGATCACAGTGCTGATCCTGCTTTACAAGTTGAAGCGGATAATAGCGAGCAAGATTCTAGTGACCGTTTACATCTTGCATTGGCCTCACTGGATGAACGCAGTCGAGCGATTTTGCAGCACCGCTGGTTGGCAGAAGAGAAGTCGACTCTGCATGATCTAGCCGCTATTTATGAGGTATCGGCTGAGCGAATTCGCCAGTTAGAAAAGAATGCCATGAAAAAGCTAAAAGATGCCATGAGTACCGAATTAGTACCGGTTTGA
- the ftsX gene encoding permease-like cell division protein FtsX, producing the protein MAKPGASRNTPPVKKSAIAKMAPATNKGGKNNAGASMQNMGFRDQISSYAAHHQLVAVETLMRLWANPMSSVLTWLVIAIALTLPGALWISLDNLSQLSGRFQASGSITVYLVPGTAIKDGQTTQKTIAGLSHVVDTRFIDADTALEEFRTTSGLKDALDLLPSNPLPPVIVVEPQLGTPQAQVLALGKSIERLPFVDVVELDTAWLERLLALLALSERIIWVMGALLALAIVLVVGNTIRLSIAARVDEIRVVKLVGGTNAWVRRPFLYTGLWFGMVGGLMAWVLLAICWLLVSGPVEDLAQLYGSTFSLAPLSASAALFLLFSAMFLGWLGAWWSVHRHLDQIEP; encoded by the coding sequence ATGGCTAAGCCAGGTGCTTCGCGTAACACCCCGCCAGTAAAGAAAAGTGCTATCGCTAAAATGGCGCCGGCAACCAATAAAGGCGGCAAGAACAATGCTGGCGCTTCAATGCAGAATATGGGGTTTCGCGACCAGATCTCGTCTTATGCTGCGCATCATCAATTAGTCGCCGTCGAAACACTTATGCGTTTGTGGGCAAACCCGATGAGTAGTGTGCTCACTTGGTTGGTGATTGCCATCGCTTTAACTCTGCCGGGAGCTTTGTGGATATCGCTCGATAATCTAAGTCAGCTCAGTGGTCGGTTTCAGGCTTCTGGTAGCATTACCGTTTATTTAGTGCCGGGCACGGCAATTAAAGATGGCCAGACAACCCAAAAAACAATCGCAGGTTTAAGTCATGTGGTTGATACCCGCTTTATTGATGCGGATACAGCGCTGGAAGAATTCCGCACAACGAGTGGTTTGAAAGATGCTTTGGATCTGTTACCGAGTAACCCATTGCCGCCGGTTATTGTGGTCGAGCCGCAGTTAGGTACGCCACAAGCTCAAGTGTTGGCTTTGGGCAAAAGCATAGAGCGATTACCTTTTGTTGATGTTGTTGAACTCGATACCGCATGGCTTGAGCGTTTGCTGGCCTTACTTGCTTTAAGTGAGCGAATTATTTGGGTGATGGGCGCCTTACTGGCCTTGGCCATTGTGCTGGTGGTCGGTAATACGATTCGCCTATCTATTGCTGCGCGAGTGGATGAAATTCGAGTGGTTAAATTGGTTGGTGGCACCAATGCTTGGGTGCGTCGGCCATTTTTATATACTGGTTTGTGGTTTGGCATGGTCGGTGGATTGATGGCTTGGGTTTTATTAGCAATTTGTTGGTTGCTGGTGAGTGGGCCCGTCGAAGATCTTGCTCAGTTATACGGCTCCACCTTCTCTCTGGCGCCATTATCAGCAAGCGCGGCGTTATTTTTACTCTTTAGTGCTATGTTTTTGGGTTGGTTGGGGGCTTGGTGGTCAGTTCATAGGCATTTGGATCAAATTGAACCATAA
- the ftsE gene encoding cell division ATP-binding protein FtsE, producing the protein MTMVRFERVSKRYGAGKDALSNINFELARGEFAFLTGHSGAGKSTLLKLMMLMERPTRGKIIVDDQDLTTMRPGQIPYHRRKVGVVFQNHQLLFDRTVFENVALPLQIAGYTPAEAARRVRAALDSVGLLGMEGRNPIELSGGEQQRVGIARAVVNKPALLLADEPTGNLDPELSEEIMNLFLRFQQVGVTVLIATHDIALIERMGHRRLILDHGELHCSELQARKSDSSDLLGDDHG; encoded by the coding sequence ATGACCATGGTACGTTTCGAGCGAGTCAGTAAGCGTTACGGCGCCGGTAAAGACGCGCTCAGCAATATTAACTTTGAGCTTGCTCGGGGCGAGTTTGCTTTTTTAACCGGCCATAGTGGCGCCGGTAAAAGTACGCTGTTGAAGTTAATGATGCTGATGGAGCGACCGACTCGCGGCAAAATCATTGTTGATGATCAAGATCTAACTACCATGCGTCCAGGGCAAATCCCCTACCATAGGCGCAAGGTCGGAGTGGTGTTTCAGAATCATCAGCTGTTATTTGATCGCACTGTCTTTGAGAACGTTGCCTTACCTTTGCAGATTGCTGGGTATACGCCTGCCGAAGCGGCACGGCGCGTGCGTGCTGCGCTGGATTCCGTCGGCTTGCTCGGTATGGAAGGGCGCAACCCAATTGAATTATCGGGTGGTGAGCAGCAGCGTGTTGGTATTGCGCGTGCTGTCGTTAATAAACCAGCCCTACTCTTGGCGGATGAGCCTACCGGTAACCTCGACCCTGAGTTATCTGAAGAAATCATGAATCTCTTTTTACGCTTCCAGCAAGTGGGTGTGACTGTATTGATCGCCACTCACGATATTGCTTTGATCGAGCGCATGGGTCATCGCCGCCTGATTCTTGATCATGGCGAACTGCATTGCAGTGAACTTCAGGCGCGTAAGTCAGACTCCAGTGACTTGCTGGGAGATGACCATGGCTAA